A genomic region of Alnus glutinosa chromosome 11, dhAlnGlut1.1, whole genome shotgun sequence contains the following coding sequences:
- the LOC133881263 gene encoding F-box protein CPR1-like produces MHTQHGESANNYTHLLHCRGDEGRWSQFELLHTNASFSEFQEVAYPRQMRRARDYEVLDCKGLILFTTRLSIYAVEHAYLEPQLILWNPAIRMSMTLPQACIVAPNRSKYFVYGFGFDHTSNDYKVLRMVFGSYIRLPPPAQLYRIRTGAWETFRIADDFQYDIADSDGDPQALVHGASHWIGYRSSFKGSEYPDELGMVIVLFDMCDEELRVMKLPHRLSSTNAEIVRIGISGGLLCLMEHKPRKNAYWNWNIWLMKEYGIVESWTKQFAIDVNGSDLFSFMNNEKILVEKREKLVLYDLKTRRFNNLGGVKDKLGRIKAQGPLFAVNTFVESLVLFNVPDLFKEENQDMHERRLM; encoded by the coding sequence ATGCACACCCAACATGGTGAGAGCGCCAACAATTACACCCACCTTTTACATTGTCGAGGAGATGAAGGCAGATGGTCGCAATTCGAATTACTCCATACCAATGCTTCATTTAGTGAGTTTCAAGAAGTTGCATATCCACGCCAAATGAGACGCGCCAGAGATTATGAAGTCCTTGATTGCAAGGGATTAATACTTTTTACGACTAGACTTTCAATTTATGCAGTGGAGCATGCTTATTTGGAGCCCCAACTAATTCTTTGGAACCCTGCAATTAGAATGTCTATGACTCTCCCTCAAGCTTGCATTGTGGCACCCAACCGCAGCAAATACTTTGTTTACGGGTTCGGTTTTGACCATACAAGTAATGATTACAAGGTGCTAAGAATGGTGTTTGGTTCATACATACGGTTGCCACCTCCAGCCCAACTTTATAGAATCCGCACAGGCGCTTGGGAGACTTTTAGGATTGCTGACGATTTTCAGTATGATATAGCTGATAGTGATGGTGATCCACAAGCTTTAGTGCATGGGGCAAGCCACTGGATTGGATATCGTTCAAGTTTTAAGGGGTCCGAATATCCTGATGAATTGGGCATGGTGATTGTGTTGTTTGATATGTGTGACGAGGAACTCCGAGTAATGAAGCTTCCGCATAGATTATCTAGTACGAACGCGGAAATTGTTCGTATTGGGATTTCCGGTGGATTGCTTTGTTTAATGGAGCACAAGCCACGCAAAAATGCTTATTGGAACTGGAACATTTGGTTGATGAAGGAATATGGCATAGTAGAGTCTTGGACTAAACAATTTGCTATTGATGTAAATGGTTCTGACTTGTTCAGTTTTATGAACAATGAAAAGATTTTAGTGGAAAAGCGAGAAAAGCTGGTCTTATATGATCTCAAAACCCGTAGATTCAATAATTTGGGAGGAGTTAAAGATAAGTTGGGAAGAATTAAAGCTCAGGGACCTCTTTTTGCCGTGAATACTTTCGTTGAAAGTCTTGTTTTATTCAATGTGCCAGACTTgtttaaggaagaaaatcaagacaTGCACGAGAGAAGGCTTATGTAA